A single region of the Fimbriimonadaceae bacterium genome encodes:
- a CDS encoding ABC transporter ATP-binding protein — MIRAESASLVYSDHDKVVHACREIDLTIGSAEFTGILGPSGSGKSSLLYILSGLKVPTEGRISYDGQDLNTLSDEERSHLRLRNFGFIFQQPYLLGYLTAIENVLLATQVQNPLQHAEDLLAKLGLQDKMKSLPHELSGGERQRVCVARALIGNPRAIFADEPTASLDHANGLQVVELLNEHRGTGSLIMVTHDPTMLEKANRVLQIIEGRVEETQAVR, encoded by the coding sequence ATGATCCGCGCCGAAAGCGCATCTCTTGTTTACAGCGATCATGACAAAGTCGTGCATGCTTGCCGAGAGATCGACCTCACCATCGGCAGCGCAGAATTTACTGGCATCCTCGGCCCATCAGGATCAGGCAAGTCTTCGCTGCTGTATATCCTTAGCGGACTTAAAGTTCCTACCGAAGGAAGGATCTCATACGACGGGCAAGACCTAAACACCCTCTCCGATGAGGAGCGAAGTCACCTTCGCCTCCGCAACTTCGGATTCATATTCCAGCAGCCTTACCTCCTCGGATATCTCACCGCCATAGAAAATGTGCTTCTCGCGACCCAAGTGCAAAACCCACTTCAGCACGCCGAAGACCTCCTTGCAAAACTTGGCCTTCAAGACAAGATGAAGAGTCTCCCTCACGAACTATCCGGCGGCGAACGCCAACGGGTTTGTGTAGCCCGCGCCCTCATAGGTAACCCTCGTGCGATCTTCGCCGACGAACCGACGGCATCACTCGATCACGCAAATGGCCTCCAAGTCGTCGAATTGCTTAATGAGCATCGAGGAACCGGCTCCCTCATCATGGTCACGCATGACCCAACCATGCTCGAAAAGGCAAACCGAGTTCTCCAGATCATAGAAGGAAGGGTCGAAGAGACTCAGGCTGTTCGCTAG
- the mltG gene encoding endolytic transglycosylase MltG has product MAKKKPSRLKRLLKLALTLTIIVSAIAYWGYTQLQPTNSAKAFYMRYDNPKTLSAVLDNLQEKGVVRNATVADWYSRISKVPRQVKRGTYQVKPGSTIEEVYKTLQNPVRQMVRIPETYWASRVGPLLEEKGVASATEYAKLIKTPQAFQSEVGFPLPKTGTLEGYLYPDTYDLPPLLGARQTIIRQLKTFEEKVYKKLPPDTNLNRTLTLASMLQLEVKLDNERPIVAGVIENRVKQKMPLQIDATVLYGLQEWRRLTYDDYRNTDSPYNTYRIKGFPPGPICSPTIRNVTAALNPSSHPYLFYVALPEGKHLFSSTYKEHLKNIALRKAALAQQAKEAK; this is encoded by the coding sequence ATGGCGAAAAAGAAACCCAGCAGACTTAAGCGCCTCCTAAAACTCGCCCTAACTCTCACCATCATCGTGAGCGCCATAGCCTATTGGGGGTACACACAACTTCAGCCTACCAACAGCGCAAAAGCCTTCTACATGCGATACGACAACCCAAAGACCCTAAGCGCAGTCCTCGACAACCTCCAAGAAAAGGGAGTTGTCAGAAACGCAACCGTTGCCGACTGGTACTCCCGAATCTCAAAAGTCCCACGTCAGGTCAAGCGCGGAACGTACCAAGTCAAACCTGGAAGCACGATAGAGGAGGTCTACAAGACGCTTCAAAACCCTGTTCGACAAATGGTGCGAATTCCTGAAACCTACTGGGCTTCAAGAGTCGGCCCGCTTCTCGAAGAGAAAGGGGTCGCCAGCGCCACCGAATACGCAAAGCTGATCAAGACACCCCAAGCTTTTCAGTCAGAAGTTGGCTTCCCACTCCCGAAAACCGGCACGCTCGAAGGTTATCTCTACCCCGACACATACGACCTGCCCCCATTGCTGGGAGCAAGACAAACGATCATTCGACAACTCAAAACATTCGAAGAAAAAGTCTACAAAAAGCTGCCACCAGACACAAACCTCAACCGAACGCTGACTCTCGCGTCGATGCTCCAGCTTGAGGTCAAACTAGATAATGAGCGCCCTATCGTCGCTGGCGTAATCGAAAACCGTGTAAAGCAAAAAATGCCCCTTCAGATCGACGCTACAGTCCTCTATGGATTGCAAGAATGGCGAAGACTCACTTACGACGATTACCGAAACACAGACTCGCCGTACAACACCTATCGTATTAAGGGATTCCCCCCAGGGCCCATCTGTTCCCCCACCATACGAAACGTAACCGCCGCACTAAACCCGTCGAGTCATCCGTATCTGTTCTATGTGGCTCTCCCCGAAGGCAAGCACCTCTTTAGCAGCACATACAAAGAACACCTGAAGAATATTGCCCTCAGAAAAGCTGCCCTCGCCCAACAGGCTAAGGAAGCAAAATGA
- a CDS encoding RibD family protein, which produces MADLPNLYEGLEFPPAPPERPYVFMNMVTTIDGKIVTGSREDSVEDLGTDMDHRMMRVIEHAADAVMIGAATLRANSKMSYAKHLYRIVVTRSMDIDLNCRFFTEAPEKSIIICPPSTIVPAEKGISVVRLEDPKDWHASLRTLRNEFKIEKLLCEGGSELNAQLLRLDLADELFLTLAPKIKLGRDLPNYAGGEPLPRSELLNFEIQSVQQFENEVFIRYRRPR; this is translated from the coding sequence ATGGCTGACCTCCCAAATCTCTACGAAGGGCTGGAGTTCCCTCCAGCTCCACCCGAGCGTCCATACGTTTTTATGAACATGGTCACCACGATCGACGGCAAGATCGTGACCGGTTCTCGCGAAGACTCTGTCGAGGATCTCGGAACAGACATGGACCATCGAATGATGCGAGTTATCGAACACGCAGCCGATGCCGTCATGATCGGTGCCGCGACCCTGCGCGCAAACTCCAAAATGTCCTATGCCAAGCACTTGTACCGAATCGTCGTTACACGCTCAATGGACATTGATCTCAATTGTCGCTTTTTTACAGAAGCGCCAGAAAAATCCATCATTATCTGCCCGCCCTCTACCATCGTGCCTGCGGAAAAAGGCATCTCGGTCGTAAGACTTGAAGACCCCAAAGATTGGCACGCCTCGCTGAGAACTCTAAGGAACGAATTTAAGATTGAAAAGCTGCTCTGCGAAGGCGGCAGTGAACTTAACGCCCAACTGCTGAGGCTCGATCTTGCCGACGAACTCTTCCTCACCCTCGCTCCAAAAATCAAACTCGGCCGAGACCTGCCAAACTACGCAGGCGGAGAACCTCTGCCAAGATCGGAACTCCTCAACTTCGAAATTCAATCCGTTCAACAGTTTGAAAACGAAGTCTTCATTCGTTACCGCCGCCCGCGATAG
- the aroE gene encoding shikimate dehydrogenase produces MPQTYPWQEAPKADFAVIGDPVSHSLSPQMHEAAYRALELPYKYVAIRVPPHEVGMALQHLSGLGYVGANITVPHKEEVLLWTGSVDSFAKRVRAANTVHMAARQAINTDGPGFMDTLNDLNVNQNSRVLVLGAGGSARSIVTALLDAGYSVGLWNRTYARAQAMLDEFDLEATLHESIDLEGYDVVVNATASGIADDDLGIDWSKANKSAIAYDLYYANGLTPYLNSASAAGLKCIDGRHLLVAQGARSFEWWLDKQAPREAMMNAIR; encoded by the coding sequence ATGCCCCAAACTTACCCCTGGCAAGAAGCCCCGAAAGCCGACTTTGCAGTAATCGGCGATCCCGTATCTCACTCCCTTTCCCCCCAGATGCACGAGGCGGCATACCGTGCCCTTGAGTTGCCCTACAAATACGTGGCGATTCGCGTTCCACCCCACGAAGTAGGCATGGCCCTCCAGCATCTCAGCGGCCTCGGCTACGTAGGAGCCAATATCACCGTCCCGCACAAGGAAGAAGTACTTCTTTGGACCGGCAGCGTCGATTCATTTGCCAAACGAGTTCGAGCCGCGAATACGGTGCATATGGCCGCCCGTCAAGCCATCAACACCGACGGCCCTGGGTTCATGGACACCCTCAACGACCTGAACGTAAATCAAAATAGCCGGGTGCTCGTTCTGGGTGCTGGCGGTTCTGCGCGATCCATCGTCACCGCACTACTCGACGCCGGTTACAGCGTCGGACTCTGGAACCGAACGTACGCCCGAGCACAAGCAATGCTCGATGAATTCGATCTCGAAGCCACTCTTCACGAATCAATCGACCTTGAGGGCTACGACGTTGTCGTGAACGCTACCGCTAGCGGCATCGCGGATGACGACCTCGGAATTGACTGGTCCAAAGCCAATAAATCCGCCATCGCATACGATCTCTACTACGCAAATGGCCTCACGCCGTACTTGAATTCCGCATCCGCCGCTGGCTTAAAGTGCATAGATGGCAGACATCTTCTGGTAGCCCAAGGAGCTAGGTCGTTCGAGTGGTGGCTGGACAAGCAAGCCCCCCGAGAGGCTATGATGAATGCAATCCGATGA
- a CDS encoding ABC transporter permease, translating into MGVIVLAVMLISGIVSMMNSIPYSIRTIYSYSKSMVGVSPRGDVAATPVIEETLKKESPYELDRVFTCRVTGAVVNSIVGKWPFVVLGMAPDDAKYYLDRLNVQSLQGRMPAPGAPEVLISEPVARNLKIKIGQELLGPTKADFYSPKSVKVVGIAETDKWVMLSDIEYQRQNHFPPIDNVIAMTKDPAEIDALGRWSEERFKGQRAAVFSYHILERDTNDNFGTLYRVLDVVIGTLVLVITVMMGMLINIYTGQRIVEFGLLQAIGYTKRQLIARVMKETILVLAAGWVLGVAASFVLLSIVEQKLFVPNAYFISTADPIAYAYTIPVPLAIMIVGVATVILRFRQFDPVTIVERRLV; encoded by the coding sequence ATGGGAGTCATCGTTCTCGCGGTAATGCTCATCAGCGGCATCGTCTCGATGATGAATTCAATCCCCTATTCAATTCGGACCATCTACTCCTACTCCAAGTCCATGGTTGGGGTCTCGCCTCGCGGTGATGTCGCCGCAACCCCCGTCATCGAAGAGACACTCAAGAAAGAATCCCCATACGAGCTCGACCGAGTTTTTACATGCCGGGTGACCGGAGCCGTTGTAAACAGCATCGTGGGCAAGTGGCCCTTCGTCGTGCTAGGAATGGCGCCCGACGACGCCAAGTACTACCTTGATCGACTCAACGTTCAATCGCTTCAAGGGCGGATGCCAGCCCCAGGAGCCCCCGAGGTTCTAATCAGCGAGCCTGTTGCACGCAACCTCAAAATCAAGATCGGCCAAGAACTCCTTGGTCCAACAAAGGCGGACTTCTATTCCCCAAAAAGCGTCAAGGTTGTCGGCATCGCCGAAACTGACAAGTGGGTCATGCTCAGCGACATCGAGTATCAGAGGCAAAATCACTTCCCGCCCATCGACAATGTCATCGCAATGACAAAGGACCCCGCCGAGATCGACGCCCTCGGACGATGGAGCGAAGAACGGTTCAAAGGCCAACGAGCCGCGGTCTTCTCCTACCACATCCTCGAACGCGACACAAACGACAACTTCGGCACTCTCTACCGAGTTCTCGATGTCGTCATAGGCACGCTTGTGCTCGTGATTACCGTTATGATGGGGATGCTCATCAATATCTACACCGGGCAGCGAATCGTCGAATTTGGGCTTCTCCAAGCCATTGGCTACACAAAACGCCAACTCATCGCAAGAGTAATGAAGGAAACAATCTTGGTGCTCGCCGCAGGATGGGTGCTTGGGGTAGCCGCATCCTTCGTCCTCCTCAGCATAGTCGAGCAAAAGCTCTTCGTTCCAAACGCCTATTTCATCAGTACGGCCGACCCGATTGCCTACGCATACACGATCCCCGTGCCCCTTGCCATCATGATCGTTGGCGTTGCAACGGTCATCCTGCGCTTCCGGCAATTCGATCCTGTCACCATCGTCGAAAGGAGACTCGTATGA
- the leuC gene encoding 3-isopropylmalate dehydratase large subunit — translation MPTLFDKVWDRHVVSDLPGGGQLLYIDRHLVHEVTSPQAFDGLRQFGRPVRRPDLTFATVDHNVPTDGREIDESTLSGKQLAALKRNCDEFGVPLFGYHDANQGIVHVIGPQLGITLPGLTIVCGDSHTSTHGAFGALAFGIGTTEVEHVLATQTLRTPGKAKSLGIEVRGELPEGVGAKDVILAIIRKIGAGGGTGFVAEYFGEAIRKLSMSGRMTICNMSIEMGARAGLVAPDDVTLAYVADGDKPYAPKGADFERMAADAKGLKTDDPGEFDRHVTLDVGNLEPQVSWGTTPAMTVDISGSVPEPADKTESRAQMYMGLKPGTPMKEIPVNVVFIGSCTNSRIEDLREAANVVRGRKVAEGVRALVVPGSEAVRGLAEAEGLDQVFKDAGFEWHFSGCSMCLGMNGDIVRPMQRSASTSNRPYEGRQGPSSRTHLVSPRTAAATAIAGRFADAREL, via the coding sequence ATGCCGACGCTTTTTGACAAAGTTTGGGATCGCCATGTCGTGTCTGACCTTCCGGGTGGAGGCCAGCTGCTCTATATCGACCGACACCTTGTTCATGAAGTGACTTCACCTCAAGCTTTCGATGGGTTGCGGCAGTTTGGGAGACCCGTTCGCAGGCCCGACCTTACCTTTGCGACAGTGGATCACAACGTTCCAACTGACGGTCGAGAGATTGATGAAAGCACGTTAAGCGGAAAGCAGTTAGCGGCGCTAAAGAGGAATTGCGACGAGTTTGGGGTGCCGCTGTTCGGCTATCACGACGCGAATCAGGGCATCGTCCACGTTATTGGTCCGCAGCTTGGCATTACCCTGCCTGGACTCACGATCGTTTGTGGTGATAGCCATACCTCGACGCACGGCGCTTTTGGTGCGTTGGCATTTGGGATCGGCACCACTGAGGTGGAGCATGTTTTGGCGACGCAAACCCTGCGTACGCCCGGCAAAGCCAAATCCCTCGGGATTGAAGTTCGCGGCGAGCTGCCCGAAGGGGTGGGGGCGAAGGATGTGATCCTGGCGATTATCCGCAAGATTGGGGCTGGTGGGGGCACAGGGTTTGTGGCGGAGTACTTTGGCGAGGCGATTCGGAAACTCTCGATGAGCGGGCGAATGACGATCTGCAATATGTCGATTGAGATGGGGGCTCGAGCTGGGTTGGTTGCTCCCGACGATGTGACGCTGGCATACGTCGCGGATGGCGATAAGCCATATGCGCCCAAAGGCGCTGACTTTGAACGGATGGCTGCCGATGCGAAGGGGTTGAAGACTGATGATCCAGGTGAATTTGATCGACATGTGACCCTCGATGTCGGCAATCTTGAGCCCCAGGTTTCCTGGGGAACAACACCGGCGATGACAGTGGATATTAGTGGCAGCGTTCCTGAGCCAGCGGACAAGACAGAGTCGCGCGCACAGATGTATATGGGGTTGAAGCCGGGGACACCGATGAAGGAGATACCGGTGAACGTGGTCTTTATCGGGTCTTGTACGAACTCGCGGATTGAGGACCTGCGTGAAGCGGCGAATGTTGTGCGTGGACGTAAGGTTGCAGAAGGGGTGCGGGCTTTGGTTGTCCCAGGCAGCGAAGCGGTTCGTGGATTGGCAGAGGCAGAGGGACTTGATCAGGTTTTTAAGGATGCCGGGTTTGAGTGGCACTTCTCGGGTTGCTCGATGTGCCTCGGCATGAACGGGGATATCGTTCGACCAATGCAACGAAGCGCTTCCACGAGCAATAGGCCTTATGAGGGGCGGCAAGGTCCGAGTTCACGTACTCACTTGGTCAGCCCTCGAACTGCGGCGGCAACTGCGATTGCTGGGCGGTTTGCTGATGCTCGGGAGCTGTGA
- a CDS encoding HlyC/CorC family transporter — protein MEDNPAIQIIVTILLIIGSAFFVATEYALVSVRRSRIEARARKGSKNAKLVLHALDNMQSNVASIQVGITIIGILVGSLSEPYVHRMLSHAIPVPETGIARAGVTVFSFVLITFFLVVLGELIPKYLSLRFADALAVFLIRPLQLFRVLLLPLAWLVDRSAAVLLRAIGIRTDDVVRDATEKEELIMMIRAGALGGTLEKAHAEMVSRTIKLDQLMARDIMIHRMDIGWLEVSLDKEELIRELSEIPHNRIPVCRGDVDEVLGVAYLHDIMKKFNDPAFDLEKILRPAVMVPENLTLDRLVQTMRESKSQIVIVLDEYGGTSGMITLEDVVEEVFGDLEDSLESDRPTIEVHASGRISARAEIRFDELVYFLGVELPEEPSTDTLANIIVTSLDRIPRPGDHVETPLGLLRVENMTRKRITRVGLHPTREVAEKVASRPR, from the coding sequence ATGGAAGACAACCCGGCGATACAGATTATCGTCACTATCCTCCTCATTATCGGCAGCGCGTTCTTTGTGGCGACCGAGTACGCGCTTGTCAGCGTCCGTCGCAGTCGGATTGAGGCACGGGCGAGAAAGGGAAGCAAAAACGCCAAGCTTGTTCTGCATGCTTTGGACAACATGCAGTCGAACGTTGCCTCGATTCAGGTCGGCATTACGATCATTGGGATCTTGGTCGGTTCGCTTTCGGAGCCGTACGTTCATCGTATGCTGTCGCACGCCATTCCTGTGCCTGAGACAGGGATCGCCCGTGCGGGAGTTACGGTCTTTTCTTTCGTTCTCATCACTTTCTTTCTCGTTGTGCTTGGCGAGCTCATTCCGAAGTATCTGAGCCTTCGGTTTGCGGACGCGCTTGCGGTTTTTCTTATTCGACCTTTGCAGCTCTTCCGAGTGCTGCTGTTGCCTTTGGCGTGGCTTGTCGATCGTTCAGCAGCTGTGCTCTTACGCGCGATAGGGATTCGCACTGACGACGTTGTGAGGGATGCGACTGAGAAAGAGGAGCTCATCATGATGATCCGGGCGGGCGCCTTGGGGGGCACTCTTGAGAAGGCACATGCGGAGATGGTTTCGAGAACCATCAAGCTGGATCAATTGATGGCGAGGGACATCATGATTCATCGCATGGATATCGGTTGGCTTGAGGTTAGCCTGGACAAGGAGGAGTTAATCAGAGAGCTTTCGGAGATTCCGCACAACCGGATTCCCGTTTGTCGGGGAGATGTCGATGAGGTGTTGGGTGTGGCGTACCTGCACGACATTATGAAGAAGTTTAACGATCCAGCGTTTGACCTTGAGAAGATCTTGCGACCAGCGGTGATGGTGCCGGAGAACTTGACGCTTGATCGGCTTGTTCAGACGATGAGGGAGTCGAAGTCGCAGATTGTGATCGTTTTGGACGAGTACGGTGGAACGAGTGGGATGATTACCTTGGAGGACGTTGTCGAGGAAGTCTTTGGGGACCTTGAAGATTCGTTAGAAAGTGATCGCCCTACTATTGAAGTCCATGCGAGCGGACGTATCTCTGCGCGGGCGGAGATACGCTTTGATGAGCTTGTCTATTTTCTTGGTGTTGAGTTGCCGGAAGAGCCTTCGACCGATACACTGGCAAATATCATCGTGACGAGTTTAGATCGGATACCCCGACCGGGCGACCATGTTGAGACGCCGCTTGGTTTGCTCAGGGTTGAGAACATGACGCGAAAGCGGATTACGCGGGTCGGCCTGCACCCAACTCGTGAAGTTGCCGAGAAGGTTGCAAGCCGTCCCCGGTAG
- a CDS encoding DsbA family protein: protein MPLVIPVAHDFTCGWCWVGFFQVLKLRKEFDIEFDWRGYELYPEALELPGPSAPRPIEYPERPKTPSRMALAYAAQDMDPPTNYHPLIRTHNAHEAVEFAKTEGTQNELVERLYYAYWTEATNINDLPTLLRLAEGIVTNIPELESSVKEQRFQESIIGYDEPAYATGVYNIPTFWIGGERYSEQPYRVIANALRKELG, encoded by the coding sequence ATGCCGCTCGTCATTCCTGTCGCCCACGATTTCACCTGCGGGTGGTGCTGGGTTGGGTTCTTCCAGGTCCTCAAACTCCGAAAAGAATTCGACATCGAATTTGACTGGCGCGGCTACGAACTCTATCCTGAAGCTTTGGAACTCCCTGGGCCCTCCGCGCCACGCCCCATCGAGTACCCAGAACGCCCCAAAACCCCTTCACGAATGGCCCTTGCTTATGCGGCCCAGGATATGGACCCTCCAACTAACTATCACCCACTGATCCGGACACACAACGCCCACGAGGCCGTGGAATTCGCCAAAACAGAAGGTACACAGAACGAACTGGTAGAGCGTCTTTACTATGCCTACTGGACCGAAGCCACAAACATCAACGACCTTCCTACACTTTTGAGACTCGCCGAAGGAATCGTTACAAACATCCCGGAACTTGAGTCCTCAGTCAAAGAACAACGATTTCAGGAGAGCATCATCGGATACGACGAACCGGCTTACGCAACAGGCGTGTACAACATCCCCACGTTCTGGATCGGAGGAGAGCGATACTCGGAGCAACCCTATCGAGTCATCGCGAACGCACTCAGAAAGGAGTTGGGCTAA
- a CDS encoding YqeG family HAD IIIA-type phosphatase encodes MKGFKIGKYAKERMRKPFRALCPIESVDSILSIKPEDIAASGKKLVLLDVDNTLLPWKSEVVPPATLEWIASLKALDINLCILSNTRHPDRLQRLSKLMDIPFIRGRFKPNPTIYRQALQQFNAKPEEAIMIGDQLFTDVLGASRAGIDAIWVLQMAPREFPGTKISRLGERIVRRTLYRAMHPPTDPNNPPTNSETEILGSTEGNPQAGTEDELDLMPSEAGAAELLKRPIVRQFAKFCIVGGLSFAIDYCIRMTMLFAIPYQGGLLSDVAGQTLIEKFPNLLGGFNTPKEAFYPIVALTGGAFGMINSFLWNRRWTFRIKGRKDRLAQLRKFFVISCIGWLINVVISSALNHAIPGDEKMSARIAIIVATGIAAFWNFFGQRLYAFKKKE; translated from the coding sequence ATGAAAGGATTCAAGATCGGCAAATATGCCAAGGAGCGAATGCGCAAGCCTTTCCGAGCGCTCTGTCCTATTGAGTCCGTCGATAGCATCCTTAGCATTAAGCCCGAAGATATCGCTGCCTCAGGCAAAAAGCTCGTCCTGCTCGACGTGGACAACACCCTGCTTCCCTGGAAGTCAGAAGTCGTTCCCCCAGCGACCCTCGAGTGGATCGCCTCGCTAAAGGCTCTCGACATCAATCTCTGCATTTTAAGCAACACCCGCCACCCCGATCGACTTCAGCGCCTGTCCAAATTGATGGATATTCCGTTCATCAGGGGGAGATTCAAGCCAAACCCCACCATTTATAGGCAAGCACTCCAACAGTTCAACGCAAAGCCCGAAGAAGCCATCATGATCGGCGACCAACTCTTCACCGACGTTCTTGGGGCTAGCCGCGCTGGCATTGACGCCATCTGGGTTCTCCAGATGGCTCCACGCGAGTTTCCGGGTACAAAGATCAGCCGACTCGGCGAACGTATCGTCCGCCGAACACTTTACAGAGCTATGCATCCACCGACAGATCCAAACAACCCGCCCACAAACAGCGAGACAGAGATTCTGGGCTCGACAGAGGGAAACCCCCAGGCCGGCACCGAAGACGAGCTCGACCTCATGCCGAGCGAGGCCGGAGCAGCCGAACTGCTCAAGCGCCCAATCGTCAGGCAGTTTGCCAAGTTCTGCATCGTTGGTGGTCTGTCCTTTGCAATCGACTATTGCATCCGCATGACCATGCTGTTCGCGATCCCCTATCAAGGTGGGCTCCTCAGCGATGTCGCCGGGCAAACCCTGATCGAAAAATTTCCCAATCTGCTCGGTGGTTTCAACACGCCAAAAGAAGCCTTCTATCCCATCGTCGCGCTCACCGGTGGTGCCTTCGGCATGATCAATAGCTTCCTTTGGAATCGCCGATGGACATTTAGAATCAAGGGAAGAAAAGACCGCCTTGCCCAGCTAAGGAAGTTCTTTGTGATCTCCTGCATCGGCTGGTTGATCAACGTTGTCATCAGTTCTGCGCTAAACCACGCAATCCCCGGAGATGAAAAAATGAGTGCGAGGATCGCCATCATCGTCGCTACCGGCATTGCTGCGTTCTGGAACTTCTTCGGTCAGCGACTCTATGCCTTCAAAAAGAAAGAGTAA
- a CDS encoding dihydrodipicolinate synthase family protein, with the protein MVHPGVYPAAVTPFDDKGRIDRPSVARLLAWFETAGCTGVVLAGTNGEGPSLTTPEKRDLLSDASPLKGKLDLILGIATCSLNEAIWSCKQAHESGAVAALVMPPFYFKEPLEKIQDWFTELLDRSPLPILVYNFPQRTGITLTAEFMAEASAHENCAGLKDSSGNRENLQTFREAVKRQDQVLFVGDETLLIEALQTGWSGTISGATNSIPHWIVEIVKQYLAGDRESAEAKFQLTLPVIEALRKSPQPATHKGILHRQDVLSTPLLRLPLTQADGAAVTQVTDLIKSLTPTI; encoded by the coding sequence ATGGTCCACCCCGGCGTCTACCCCGCAGCCGTCACACCATTCGACGACAAAGGCCGAATCGACAGACCGTCCGTAGCGAGGCTTCTCGCATGGTTCGAAACAGCGGGCTGCACCGGCGTTGTCCTTGCCGGAACAAATGGCGAAGGGCCATCGCTTACCACACCCGAAAAGCGCGATCTTTTATCGGACGCCAGCCCACTCAAGGGCAAGCTCGACCTCATCCTCGGCATCGCAACGTGCAGCCTCAACGAAGCAATCTGGTCCTGCAAACAAGCGCACGAATCAGGTGCCGTTGCCGCCCTCGTGATGCCCCCTTTCTATTTCAAAGAACCCCTTGAAAAAATTCAAGATTGGTTCACAGAGCTCCTTGATCGCTCTCCTCTCCCAATCCTCGTCTACAACTTCCCGCAACGAACCGGCATAACCCTCACCGCCGAATTCATGGCAGAAGCCTCAGCTCACGAAAACTGCGCTGGCCTAAAAGACAGCAGCGGAAACCGAGAAAACCTGCAAACCTTTCGAGAAGCAGTCAAAAGACAGGACCAAGTTCTATTCGTCGGCGATGAAACTTTGCTCATAGAGGCCCTTCAAACGGGTTGGAGTGGAACCATCAGCGGTGCCACAAACAGCATCCCCCATTGGATCGTCGAAATCGTCAAACAATACTTAGCCGGTGACCGCGAATCGGCTGAAGCTAAGTTTCAGTTGACTTTGCCCGTCATCGAAGCTCTCCGCAAATCCCCCCAGCCCGCAACCCACAAAGGCATCCTTCACCGCCAAGATGTTCTGTCGACCCCCTTACTCCGACTTCCCCTCACCCAAGCCGACGGCGCAGCCGTAACCCAAGTTACCGACCTCATCAAAAGTCTTACGCCTACCATATAG
- the ruvX gene encoding Holliday junction resolvase RuvX, translating into MRVLGIDFGSKRIGIAIGESDHQVATARKPIEASGTLRKDAEAISQLARTEQVDRLILGIPLNPDGEDRMARVCGKLGEILRELGWTVETVDESFTSVLAESDLAELGLKASERRKQRDGEAAVRILERYWHGEKETQQT; encoded by the coding sequence TTGAGGGTCCTTGGAATCGACTTTGGCTCAAAGAGGATCGGCATTGCTATCGGAGAGTCCGATCACCAAGTAGCGACCGCTCGGAAGCCTATTGAGGCCTCAGGGACTTTGCGAAAAGACGCCGAGGCAATCTCCCAACTTGCGAGGACTGAACAGGTAGATCGACTCATTCTCGGCATTCCCCTCAACCCCGATGGCGAGGATCGAATGGCACGGGTGTGCGGCAAGCTTGGCGAAATCCTTCGCGAACTTGGATGGACAGTGGAAACCGTAGACGAATCGTTCACCAGCGTCCTGGCAGAGTCCGACTTGGCAGAGCTTGGCCTAAAGGCCAGTGAACGCAGGAAGCAGCGAGACGGCGAAGCCGCAGTTAGAATCTTGGAGAGGTACTGGCATGGCGAAAAAGAAACCCAGCAGACTTAA